In the genome of Hymenobacter cellulosivorans, one region contains:
- a CDS encoding BamA/TamA family outer membrane protein, whose translation MYVRALVFLLLGSWLLCGRPGAVRAQTPTLPVPNQPGLSTPPPPPAATARPDSSVRARQVRSANRRIIRLETEAADQAVVRRYRYRTVVPDSLTAFREVRDLVLALQAASYLTASADGMRWSHDTLRVQLYVGEKFRWARLRNGNLGDGLMTRAGYREKLYNRTPFEPNEWRKLQQNLLAEAENQGYPFAAVRLDSLELRGSDISGRVVLDRGRVVVFDSIQIVGKTKTKKRFLTKYLQIFPNQPYNQQRVDAAARLLRQLPYLQVQAEPEVRFSQGRARLYLLLEDRPSNQFDAIVGVLPNPSPGVGQKKVQLTGDVNINLRNLSGGGKQIGLQWRKLDAASQQLAAHYVHPNFFGTPLELGGNFALYRQSNSFLTVQPRLQVTYPTVRAGRISFFTERRSSRLLADTVKTLRELTVLPDNIDSQYNSYGLDYNWNSLDDLLFPRRGFLAAGQAAVGTKRITKNADLEDSLYNRVPLQSTQITLGLRLERYFRIGRGGVLLTRLRGESLVNERLFLNDMFRIGGLATLRGFNEYAFYANTYGIGTAEFRQFTGADSFVFLFVDQAYLRRDLQNDKTREAPTGAGAGLSFRTGAGLFQFVYSVGRSENQRMSLSNSKIHFGIISRF comes from the coding sequence ATGTACGTCCGTGCCCTCGTTTTCCTGCTGCTTGGTAGCTGGCTGCTTTGCGGCCGGCCCGGCGCCGTGCGGGCTCAGACGCCGACCTTGCCGGTGCCCAATCAGCCCGGCCTGAGCACCCCGCCTCCGCCGCCCGCTGCCACCGCCCGGCCCGATTCCAGCGTCCGGGCGCGGCAGGTTCGGAGTGCTAACCGCCGGATTATCCGCCTCGAAACCGAAGCGGCCGACCAGGCCGTAGTGCGCCGCTACCGCTACCGCACCGTGGTGCCTGATTCGCTGACGGCCTTCCGGGAGGTGCGCGACCTGGTGCTGGCCTTGCAGGCGGCTTCGTACCTGACGGCCTCGGCTGATGGTATGCGCTGGAGCCACGACACGCTGCGGGTGCAGCTCTACGTAGGCGAGAAATTCCGCTGGGCCCGGCTGCGCAACGGCAACCTCGGCGACGGCCTTATGACCCGGGCCGGCTACCGCGAAAAACTCTACAACCGTACGCCCTTCGAGCCCAACGAGTGGCGCAAGCTTCAGCAGAACCTGTTGGCTGAGGCCGAAAACCAGGGCTACCCCTTTGCCGCCGTCCGCCTCGACTCCCTGGAGCTGCGCGGGTCCGACATCAGCGGGCGGGTCGTGCTGGACCGGGGCCGGGTAGTGGTGTTCGACTCGATTCAGATAGTGGGCAAGACCAAGACGAAGAAGCGGTTTTTAACCAAGTACCTGCAGATTTTTCCTAACCAGCCCTACAACCAACAGCGCGTGGACGCGGCGGCGCGGCTCCTGCGGCAGCTGCCCTACCTGCAGGTGCAGGCCGAGCCCGAGGTGCGCTTTTCCCAGGGCCGGGCCCGCCTGTATCTGTTGCTCGAAGACCGGCCTTCCAACCAGTTCGACGCCATTGTGGGCGTGCTGCCCAACCCCTCGCCGGGCGTGGGCCAGAAAAAAGTGCAGCTCACCGGCGACGTCAACATCAACCTGCGCAACCTGAGCGGGGGCGGTAAGCAGATCGGGCTGCAGTGGCGCAAGCTCGACGCGGCTTCCCAGCAGCTGGCGGCTCACTACGTGCATCCCAACTTCTTCGGGACGCCGCTGGAACTGGGCGGCAACTTTGCGCTCTACCGCCAATCCAACTCCTTTCTGACGGTGCAGCCCCGCCTGCAGGTGACTTACCCTACGGTACGGGCCGGCCGCATCAGCTTCTTTACCGAGCGCCGCAGTTCCCGCCTGCTGGCCGACACGGTCAAGACCCTGCGGGAGCTGACCGTGCTGCCCGACAACATCGACTCGCAGTACAACTCCTACGGCCTCGACTACAACTGGAACAGCCTCGACGATTTGCTGTTTCCGCGCCGGGGCTTTCTGGCGGCCGGACAGGCAGCAGTGGGCACGAAGCGCATCACCAAAAATGCTGACCTGGAAGACTCTCTCTATAACCGCGTGCCGCTGCAATCCACGCAGATTACGCTGGGGCTGCGGCTGGAGCGGTACTTCCGCATCGGGCGCGGCGGCGTGCTGCTGACCCGCCTGCGGGGGGAGTCTTTGGTAAACGAGCGGCTGTTTCTGAACGACATGTTCCGCATCGGGGGCTTGGCCACGCTGCGCGGCTTCAACGAGTATGCCTTCTACGCCAACACCTACGGCATCGGCACCGCCGAATTCCGGCAGTTCACCGGCGCTGATTCCTTCGTGTTTCTGTTCGTGGATCAGGCCTATCTGCGGCGTGACCTGCAGAACGACAAGACCCGCGAAGCACCTACCGGCGCGGGCGCGGGGTTGAGCTTCCGCACCGGCGCTGGTCTGTTTCAGTTCGTGTACTCAGTGGGCCGCTCCGAAAATCAGCGCATGTCGCTCAGCAACTCCAAGATTCACTTCGGCATCATCAGCCGGTTCTGA